A region of the Mesoterricola sediminis genome:
TCCTTTGCGCAGCGGCCGTCTCCGGCATCGGCAAGTTCGTGAACCCCCACCTTCTGCGCCACGCGTTCGCGACCCACCTGCTGGAGAGCGGCGAGGACCTGCGCAAGATCCAGGTGGTCCTGGGCCACGCCAGCATCACCTCCACCCAGATCTACACCCAGGTGGCGCCAGGCCAGATCGCCGCCGTGCGAAGCCCTCTGGAGGACCTGCCGGAGTAGGGCGGTGGGGTTCACCCGACCCCGTTTCGACATCGCCGACATCGTCCGCCTCCACCGCGACGCCCTGGAAAGCCGGGTTGCCTTGAACCGGCAGCAGCGCCGCGTCCTCACGGCCATCGGCCAATGCCGCACCGCGGCCCTGGGCGGGCACAAGGAGGTCTGCGAGCACGGTGACTTCGAGCGGATCGCCTACAACTCCTGCCGGGACCGGCACTGCCCCAAGTGCCAGGCCCTGGCCCAGGAACGCTGGCTCGACAAGGAGACCCAGCGCCTCCTGGACGTGCCCCACTTCCACCTGGTGTTCACCCTCCCGGCGGAACTGCGGTTCCTGGCCCGGCAGTATCCGGCCAAGTTCTACGGCGCCCTGTTCCGGGCAGCGACGAAGACCCTCCTGAAGCTGTTCCGGAGCCGACTGAAGGCCATTCCCGGCCTGCTGCTGGTGCTGCACACCTGGACCCGGGAGTTGACCTTCCACCCCCACCTCCATGTGCTGGTCACCGCCGGGGGCCTCGCCCTCGACGGCGGAGGCTTCATCCCCAGCGGGAAGAATTACCTGTTCCCGGTGGCCATGATGGGTGAGGTGTTCCGGGCCAAGATGCTCAACGCCCTGGGCCGGCTCCAGGCGAAGGGCGCCTTCCCTGAGGTCCCGAAGGAACTCTACGCCAGTCGGATGGCCACGGTCAGCGATCTGGACTGGGGCGTCCACGCCAAGAAGCCGTTCGGGCACTCCAGCCATGTGGCCGGCTACCTGGCCCGGTACACCCACCGGGTCGGCATCGCCAACTCCCGGCTCCTGGACGTCACCGAGGACCGGGTGACGTTCGCCACCAAGAACGGCAACACTGCAACGGTCCACCCCGTGGAGTTCCTCGAGCGCCTGGTCCAGCACGTCCTCCCCCCGGGCTTCCACAAGATCCGTCATGCCGGCCTCTACGGCTCCCTCCAGGCTGGCGGCCTTCTGGAGAAGGCCAGGGCCATCGTCGGGACCTGCAAGAAGCCCCGGAAGGATCCATCCGACCTGGAACGGGTGGAACGCGAATCCCAGACCTGCCCGGTCTGCGGCGGGGCCCTCCGTCGGACACCCCTGCCCGCCACCATCCGCGCACCGCCCGAGGACGATCCATGCTGACCGTCCCCACAACGCCCATGACATCAACTCCCGGCCTGCCCGGTTGGGGTGGCTGGACCGGGGTCTGCCTGCACCTCAGCATCCCGCCGGGAACGGTGATCCCGAAGGGCGAATCTGAGCCCCACGGAACGATCCAGGGAGCCATCGGGTCCCCTCCCGGGCTCCGACCCATTTCGAAATCCCCATAGCCCGGTTGCGCCGGCCCCCTGCCGCTACGGGCCTGTCCAAGAACGTAAGATCGGGCTGCGCGTCAGCGCGCCGGTCAAGGCGTACGCTCGTGTTCCTGCGAGCCCGATTTACTAACTAACTTCGCGCCGTTTTGTCGAACCTGGTGGCCAGCGCCCTGAACTGTTTGAGCTTGGCGAACCCATGCTCGATGGCATGGCGGGCCTTGTATAGGTGTGAGTCCCAGGCCGCCGGATTCTTGCGCCGGGGATGAGGTGGGATGACGGCTGTCGCACCCATGGCCTCGATCGCCTTCCTTACCGGGTTCCCATCGTAGGCCCGATCTCCGGACACGTACTCTGCCTGCCAACCGCACAGCAATCCTTCAGCAGACCGGCTTCCATGGGCTTGCCCCGGAGTGACCAGGAAATCCAAAGGATTACCGTGGGCATCGCAGATCAAATGGATCTTGGTCGAGCATCCACCCCGAGATTGTCCGAGCGCCTGGTTCCAGAGCCCCCCCTTTTGCCTGCTGAATGTTGATGAGCGCGAATGATGGTGCCATCCAGCATGACCCACTCCAGGTCGGCTTCCTTGCGCAGGAACTCCAGGATCCTTTGCCACACGCCGCGCTTGGTCCAGGCCTCAAATCGCGTGTACACGCTTGTCCAAGGTCCAGATTCCTCCGGCAGGTCCCTCCACGGCGCCCCAGTCCTGTGCCTCCACAGGATCGCCTCCACCATGGGACGGTTGGGGTGACGGGATCGCCCCATCCCTCCACGCTCTGGCGGAAGGAGCGGTTCAAGCTTTGCCCACATGGCATCGGTCAGGAAACGTCTCGGCATCGTTACCCCAGGAAAATTCGTGGTGTACGAGCCTTTACGTATGAGTACAAGTTAACTATTTATCTAATCTATAGATTCCGAACACAGCCTAGGTGTTTTGACTTATTTTCCAGGGTCGGGGGGCGCCGTAGCCTGGGGTCTGAACGGGAGGACCCATGGCCGAACTGCCCCTCGCCCTGGTCGTGGACGACACGGACATTCATCGCAGCCTCATCAAGATGACCCTGGGCGCCAAGGGCTACCGGGTCCTGGCGGCGACGGACGGCCAGGAGGGCCTCGCCCTGTGCAAGCAGCAGACCTTTTCCCTGGTCTTCAGCGACTTCGAGATGCCGAACATGAACGGCGCCGAATTCCTCCGGGCCGTGAAGCGCCTGCCCACGTACAAGGATGTGCCCGTGGTCATCCTGTCCACCCTGGAAGGCAACGACGTCAAGGAGCGGGTGATGGCCCTCGGGGCCTTCCACTACATCGTCAAGCCCTTCAATCAGGCCAAGCTGGACGAACTGTTCAAGAGGCTCGCATGAACCTTGCGGAGGAGGGGGCCCATCTCGCCGACCTCGCGGACCAGCTCGAGGACGAAGCCCTGGCCCTCGACAGCGGCGGAGACGCCTCCCATGTCCACCTCCTCTTCCGCACCGTGCACAACCTGAAGAGCCTGGCGGGCTTCGCGGGCCTCCGGGAGCTGGCCGGCGTGTTCCACCGGCTCGAGGACGGCCTGGACCGCATCCGCCGGGGACGGGAGGACTGGACTTCCGCCTGGTCGGACGAGGTCTTCCGGAGCATCGATCTCACCCGGCAGGTGCTGGACCAGGCGCAGGACCTGGCCCCCGGCGAAGGGACCGGGGCGGCTCCTGCGCCCGGCCCCGCCACCGCCCAGGCCGGCCTGGGGCTCCCCCTCACCCCCGAGCAGACGGAACGCCTGGAGGCGGCCCTCCGCGCGGGCCACGGCATCTACCGGATCGAGAAGCTCTTCCGCCAGGGGCTGGACCGGGAGACCTTCGACACCCTGCCGGTCATGGAGGACGTGGCCGAGGCCGGCAGCCTCCTGGCCATGCACCCCGGCTACGACGCCTACGCCGCCGGCCCCGAGGAGCAGGTCCTCAAGCTCCTCTTCGCCTCGCCCCGGACCCGGGAGGAACTGGAGCGCACGTTCTTCGATCCCCTGATCGAGGTGCAGGCGCCCCATCCCCTGCCCGAGGGCCTGGACCAGGTTCCGGGCGCCCGGTTCCTCATCGTCGAGGACGATGCCGCCTCCAGCACCGTCCTGGCGCACATCGTCAAGCGCTTCGGGGCCTGCATGGTGACCGGCACCGCGCGGGAGGGCTACACCCAGTTCACCCGCGCCTGGGACCGCGGGGAACCCTACCAGGTCTGTTTCCTGGACCTCCACCTGCCCGATCTCAGCGGGTTGGCGATCCTCAGCGCCCTGCGCCGCTTCGA
Encoded here:
- a CDS encoding IS91 family transposase; this encodes MGFTRPRFDIADIVRLHRDALESRVALNRQQRRVLTAIGQCRTAALGGHKEVCEHGDFERIAYNSCRDRHCPKCQALAQERWLDKETQRLLDVPHFHLVFTLPAELRFLARQYPAKFYGALFRAATKTLLKLFRSRLKAIPGLLLVLHTWTRELTFHPHLHVLVTAGGLALDGGGFIPSGKNYLFPVAMMGEVFRAKMLNALGRLQAKGAFPEVPKELYASRMATVSDLDWGVHAKKPFGHSSHVAGYLARYTHRVGIANSRLLDVTEDRVTFATKNGNTATVHPVEFLERLVQHVLPPGFHKIRHAGLYGSLQAGGLLEKARAIVGTCKKPRKDPSDLERVERESQTCPVCGGALRRTPLPATIRAPPEDDPC
- a CDS encoding response regulator, whose product is MAELPLALVVDDTDIHRSLIKMTLGAKGYRVLAATDGQEGLALCKQQTFSLVFSDFEMPNMNGAEFLRAVKRLPTYKDVPVVILSTLEGNDVKERVMALGAFHYIVKPFNQAKLDELFKRLA
- a CDS encoding response regulator, whose translation is MNLAEEGAHLADLADQLEDEALALDSGGDASHVHLLFRTVHNLKSLAGFAGLRELAGVFHRLEDGLDRIRRGREDWTSAWSDEVFRSIDLTRQVLDQAQDLAPGEGTGAAPAPGPATAQAGLGLPLTPEQTERLEAALRAGHGIYRIEKLFRQGLDRETFDTLPVMEDVAEAGSLLAMHPGYDAYAAGPEEQVLKLLFASPRTREELERTFFDPLIEVQAPHPLPEGLDQVPGARFLIVEDDAASSTVLAHIVKRFGACMVTGTAREGYTQFTRAWDRGEPYQVCFLDLHLPDLSGLAILSALRRFESERRIPRSQRCRVLVTTASESVDDIKASLVFDADGYLVKPVDPAVIEEKIALIREAWMAET